A single region of the Undibacterium piscinae genome encodes:
- a CDS encoding cytochrome c biogenesis protein CcdA translates to MSLEFASVSIALVAGVLSVLSPCVWPLVPIVMTSASGQSRLGPIYLALGLSLSFAIAGAFLSFILLNLGLNPDAFRSVAAVLMVLVGLILVVKPLADWINQQMSMLSSRFDIGNSSNSLGQFGVGLLLGLVWLPCVGPTLGAAIAVASIGQDLGMAFLVMFAFGIGTAFALLLAAFVSGQVLKRVRPGLFSRVASAKIVLGYLLIVLGGMILVGLDKTLAIYANQMLPDWAISL, encoded by the coding sequence ATGTCACTCGAATTTGCCTCCGTTAGCATCGCCCTTGTGGCTGGTGTGCTTAGTGTCCTATCACCATGTGTTTGGCCTTTGGTCCCGATCGTGATGACGTCCGCCAGTGGTCAAAGTCGCTTAGGGCCAATTTATTTAGCGCTTGGTTTGAGTTTGTCATTTGCCATCGCTGGTGCTTTCTTATCTTTTATCTTGCTCAATTTGGGATTGAACCCTGATGCCTTCCGTTCCGTCGCCGCGGTATTGATGGTATTGGTGGGCTTAATCTTGGTAGTCAAACCTTTAGCAGATTGGATCAATCAGCAAATGTCCATGCTCAGTAGTCGCTTTGATATCGGCAACAGCTCAAATAGTCTGGGACAGTTTGGTGTGGGTTTGCTGCTGGGCTTAGTGTGGTTGCCTTGCGTTGGCCCTACCTTAGGCGCTGCGATTGCTGTGGCGTCGATAGGCCAAGACTTGGGTATGGCATTTCTTGTGATGTTCGCCTTTGGTATCGGCACTGCTTTTGCTTTACTGCTGGCAGCTTTTGTTTCAGGGCAGGTGCTGAAGCGAGTTCGCCCGGGTTTATTCAGTCGTGTGGCGAGTGCAAAAATTGTATTGGGCTATCTACTCATTGTGCTTGGCGGCATGATACTCGTGGGATTAGATAAAACTCTTGCGATTTACGCCAATCAAATGTTGCCTGATTGGGCGATCTCTCTTTGA
- a CDS encoding YHS domain protein has translation MNIIKKSIFALTALLAFASAAPSFADNNTDNIIGAGGYDLTSYHTQEKPQRGNGHHVAVVDGVTYQFATDDNKKTFEATPAKFLPQFGGYCAFGVSVSKKFVADPEQFDIVDGKLYLNLDSKTRSIWLQNVSGRITDANLNWKKIATKKPQEL, from the coding sequence ATGAACATCATTAAAAAATCAATTTTTGCATTGACCGCATTGTTAGCCTTTGCATCAGCGGCCCCAAGTTTTGCCGATAACAACACGGATAACATTATTGGTGCGGGCGGTTACGATTTGACGTCGTACCATACTCAGGAAAAACCGCAACGCGGCAACGGCCATCACGTTGCGGTTGTTGACGGCGTCACCTATCAATTTGCCACTGACGACAATAAGAAAACGTTTGAGGCGACACCGGCAAAATTTCTTCCTCAGTTTGGTGGTTATTGCGCTTTCGGCGTCTCGGTCAGCAAAAAATTTGTTGCCGATCCTGAGCAATTCGATATTGTTGATGGCAAACTGTATTTGAACCTGGATTCAAAAACGCGTTCGATCTGGTTGCAAAACGTTTCCGGACGCATTACTGATGCGAATTTGAACTGGAAAAAAATAGCGACTAAAAAACCGCAAGAGCTGTAA
- a CDS encoding ATP-binding protein, producing the protein MTQLDQFLLRAEHLLSRLESILPAATPVPDWRLGSAFRWRKRAGQGYLQAVKHVSVIGLDDLQNISIQKAQIEQNTRQFVHGKPANNVLLTGARGTGKSSLIKACLNQFADQGLRLIEVDKADMADLPDIVDLVAERPERFIIFCDDLSFEEGEAGYKALKVALDGSIAAQSDNVLIYATSNRRHLLPEKMSDNSGYTHGDDGDLHPGETVEEKISLSERFGLWVSFYPFRQDDYLGIVAHWLDSLGCDAAQIEAARGDALRWALQRGSRSGRVAWQFARDYAGRLAESAA; encoded by the coding sequence ATGACGCAACTTGATCAATTTTTACTGCGCGCGGAGCATCTGCTGAGCCGCCTGGAATCGATACTGCCGGCAGCGACACCGGTACCGGATTGGCGTCTCGGTAGTGCTTTTCGCTGGCGCAAACGCGCCGGACAGGGCTACTTGCAGGCAGTTAAGCACGTCTCTGTGATTGGGCTCGATGATCTGCAGAATATCAGCATCCAGAAAGCCCAGATAGAGCAAAACACGCGCCAGTTCGTGCATGGCAAACCAGCCAATAATGTACTGCTGACCGGTGCCCGTGGTACCGGTAAATCCTCGTTGATCAAGGCTTGCCTGAATCAGTTTGCCGATCAGGGGTTGCGTCTGATCGAAGTCGATAAGGCCGATATGGCGGATTTGCCGGATATTGTCGATCTGGTGGCGGAGCGTCCTGAACGCTTTATTATTTTCTGCGATGATCTGTCATTCGAAGAAGGCGAGGCCGGTTACAAGGCCTTGAAAGTGGCGCTGGACGGTAGTATTGCGGCGCAATCGGATAATGTACTGATCTACGCGACTTCAAATCGACGTCATCTGTTGCCGGAAAAAATGTCGGATAACTCCGGCTATACGCATGGTGACGACGGCGATCTGCATCCCGGTGAAACCGTGGAAGAAAAAATATCACTGTCCGAACGTTTTGGTTTGTGGGTGTCGTTTTATCCTTTCCGGCAAGACGACTATCTCGGTATCGTCGCGCACTGGCTCGATAGTCTGGGTTGCGATGCCGCTCAGATCGAGGCGGCGCGTGGTGATGCCTTGCGCTGGGCCTTGCAGCGCGGTTCCCGCTCTGGCCGTGTAGCCTGGCAGTTCGCCCGCGACTATGCCGGCCGTCTCGCCGAGAGCGCAGCCTGA
- a CDS encoding thioredoxin family protein, which translates to MTNFLKKILSAFALCLVFSNAYALDKEPFTQARFDALQASGAVVLIDIYAPWCPTCKQQQKVFEQFRNANPDKKFTILEVDYDKSKDVVRQFRAPRQSTLLLYRGNKQHWFAVAETRVEVISAEINKAIDYNYN; encoded by the coding sequence ATGACCAACTTCCTCAAAAAGATTCTCTCCGCTTTCGCGCTATGCTTAGTTTTTTCAAATGCATATGCCTTAGATAAGGAGCCGTTCACGCAAGCGCGTTTTGATGCACTGCAAGCCTCTGGCGCAGTCGTGTTGATTGATATCTATGCGCCTTGGTGCCCAACTTGCAAACAGCAGCAAAAAGTGTTCGAGCAATTCCGCAATGCGAATCCTGACAAAAAATTCACCATTTTAGAAGTCGACTATGACAAAAGTAAAGACGTCGTGCGTCAATTCCGAGCACCCCGTCAGTCCACCTTGTTACTGTATCGCGGCAACAAACAACACTGGTTTGCCGTTGCTGAAACGCGTGTTGAGGTGATCTCTGCAGAGATCAATAAAGCCATCGACTATAACTACAATTAA
- a CDS encoding AraC family transcriptional regulator — MTSDPLTPLLAHFKAEARLFYSGNLCGNASFGTEHGTGFLHLLRAGSVKLHDSTGYATTLSEPTLIFYSRPLNHSFQTDPNSGADLVCASMHFEHKAFNPISFALPARFECPLSAFKGADALLGLLFSEAFDQKPGRQNVLDRLFEVVLIDVLRIALSRQDAEPGLFRSLLHPQLSKALTAIHANPATEWSLDTLANLAGMSRSSFAVTFKNEVGDSPGNYLTRWRVTLAQAMIREGVPLKLVAERVGYASQAGFLRAFKIVIGESPTTWRNGLVE, encoded by the coding sequence GTGACTTCAGACCCGCTCACACCGCTGCTTGCGCACTTCAAGGCAGAAGCACGCTTGTTCTATTCAGGCAACCTTTGCGGCAATGCCAGTTTTGGCACTGAACATGGCACTGGTTTTCTGCATTTACTGCGCGCCGGTAGCGTAAAACTTCATGATTCAACGGGGTATGCAACAACGTTAAGCGAACCGACACTGATCTTTTATTCGCGCCCGCTTAACCATAGTTTTCAGACCGACCCGAATAGTGGCGCCGATCTGGTCTGCGCCTCAATGCACTTCGAGCATAAGGCTTTCAATCCGATTTCATTTGCACTGCCGGCGCGGTTTGAATGCCCATTAAGCGCCTTCAAAGGAGCCGATGCCTTACTTGGTCTACTTTTTAGCGAAGCCTTCGATCAAAAACCAGGGCGACAAAACGTGCTTGACCGGCTTTTTGAGGTCGTACTGATTGACGTCCTACGCATTGCACTATCAAGGCAAGATGCTGAGCCAGGCTTGTTCCGTAGTTTGCTGCACCCGCAACTGAGCAAGGCACTCACCGCAATTCATGCAAACCCGGCAACCGAATGGTCACTCGATACGCTAGCGAATCTGGCGGGCATGTCACGCAGCAGTTTTGCGGTAACGTTCAAAAATGAAGTCGGCGATTCGCCAGGAAATTACCTCACACGCTGGCGTGTCACGCTGGCACAGGCAATGATACGCGAAGGTGTGCCCTTGAAATTGGTGGCCGAACGGGTTGGCTATGCAAGCCAGGCGGGATTTTTACGTGCGTTTAAGATTGTTATCGGTGAATCCCCGACCACGTGGCGCAATGGGTTGGTGGAGTAG
- a CDS encoding efflux RND transporter periplasmic adaptor subunit, with protein sequence MSKLKTFTITLTLLALAGVTYYGTRQSGPVNPGAKSANDKNLGGNQQNRPVTVSTALAEQRDYPVKLSANGVISALNTVDVRAQVSSTVSKVHIREGQFVRAGDLLFTLDSRIDEVNLAKAQAQLDKDMATLADSQRNLERSKDLFAKKFLAQNAVDSSLALVQAQQAVIASDKAAIAAARVALGYNRIVAPSAGRTGIISVYPGSLVQVNATATPLVTITQMDPIAITFPLPQRHLPDALESMKRSDSFVLARLPDGQTQFKGRLQFVDNMVDAASGTVKVKAIFENKEMKLWPGAYVNVEFSVQTLKDVIVVPQDAIVIGPKSKSLYIVDAEAKAAMRDVTVLHSFGKDAVVSGIAAGSQVILDGKQNLRAGTPVIVGNTEPKAETKTDVKSEAKSASVPAASAS encoded by the coding sequence ATGAGTAAATTAAAAACTTTCACGATCACGCTCACGCTGCTAGCTTTGGCTGGTGTGACTTATTATGGTACGCGGCAGAGCGGGCCGGTGAATCCCGGTGCAAAATCGGCTAACGATAAAAATCTAGGCGGCAATCAGCAAAACCGTCCGGTAACGGTAAGCACTGCACTGGCCGAGCAGCGTGATTACCCTGTCAAACTAAGCGCTAACGGGGTTATTTCAGCGCTCAATACGGTCGATGTCAGGGCGCAGGTGAGTAGCACGGTAAGTAAAGTACATATCCGGGAAGGGCAGTTTGTACGCGCCGGTGATCTGCTGTTTACGCTCGATAGCCGCATTGATGAGGTCAACCTGGCCAAGGCGCAGGCCCAGCTGGATAAGGATATGGCGACGCTGGCGGATAGTCAGCGCAATCTGGAGCGTAGCAAAGATTTGTTCGCTAAAAAATTCCTGGCACAAAATGCGGTTGATTCCAGTCTTGCGCTAGTGCAGGCGCAGCAGGCGGTGATTGCCTCAGATAAGGCCGCTATCGCCGCCGCCCGTGTGGCGCTAGGCTATAACCGTATCGTTGCGCCTAGCGCCGGACGCACCGGGATTATTAGTGTCTATCCGGGCTCTCTGGTGCAGGTTAACGCTACTGCCACACCCTTGGTGACGATTACGCAGATGGATCCGATCGCGATTACTTTTCCGTTGCCGCAGCGTCATTTGCCCGATGCGCTGGAAAGCATGAAACGTAGCGATAGTTTTGTGCTGGCGCGTTTGCCGGATGGTCAGACCCAATTCAAAGGACGCTTGCAATTTGTCGATAATATGGTCGATGCCGCCTCCGGTACGGTAAAGGTGAAAGCCATTTTCGAGAATAAGGAAATGAAGCTGTGGCCGGGTGCCTACGTCAATGTGGAGTTTAGCGTGCAGACCCTGAAGGATGTCATCGTGGTGCCGCAGGATGCCATCGTGATTGGTCCGAAGAGCAAATCACTGTACATCGTTGACGCGGAAGCTAAGGCGGCAATGCGTGATGTGACAGTGTTGCATAGTTTCGGCAAGGATGCTGTGGTCAGCGGTATCGCTGCCGGTAGTCAGGTGATTTTGGATGGCAAGCAGAACCTGCGTGCCGGCACCCCGGTGATAGTGGGTAATACAGAACCGAAAGCAGAAACAAAAACAGATGTGAAGTCAGAGGCAAAATCAGCTTCAGTTCCAGCGGCGAGTGCATCATGA
- a CDS encoding efflux RND transporter permease subunit: MNLSELFIRRPVMTVLLNLAIVVAGVLAYRQIPVAALPSYNTPVISVFAGLPGASPETMATSVALPLEKQFATIPGLSIISSSNTLGSTSLTLEFDQNRNIDAAAVDVQAALLRAQRSLPQDMTSPPSYRKVNPADAPVLILAMTSPSLSLAELTSYAEHLISPNLSTLDGVAQVNIFGVKRYAVRIRVLPDALAARNLTLDELSASLRSSNANTPVGTLEGDRQTLTLMANKQLQNAAEFANLIVSNKGGQVVRLRDVAQVEDSYEQVKTAANFNGESAIMLGIQRQTDANTVKVVDSIKAAMPGFKAQLPASVNIILANDRSASVRDALHDVNLTLLLTIVLVVIVIFLFLRRMVATIIPTLSLPVSLIGAISLLWGFGYTLDNISLLGLTLAVGLVVDDAIVMLENIMRHVEKGMPPFQAALQGSREVGFTIISISTSLIAVFIPIFFMPGVIGQLFHEFAVIVSLAIVVSAFVSLTLVPMLASQFLKSEHEMKRPSQWLSAITDSFERGFNASLRSYTRGLDLALRHRGAVLFVALLTFVATAYLFNSIPKGFFPEEDIGQINVSTEAAEDTSFPAMVILQDQVAKIIRDDPNVRTASSFNGGGGAQNTGRMFINLHARDQRKPMKEVVEGLRTKLKTVAGINVFLRPTQNLQLGGRQSKSQYQYILQSVEAGELSDWALKMQDKLRNDPGFKDVTTDSQLKGLQASLSIDRDRASALGVNMDSVRSSLYSAFGERQVSTMYTSVDSYMVIMEVAPQAKQDESAIDGIYVRANTGTLVPLSSFATIKRTIGPTAINHVGQLQAVTLSFNLAPGIALGDATNKIEAYREELKLPTSVITSYGGDAAVFKDSQSGQMILIVAALLVIYVLLGVLYESYIHPLTILAGLPSAAVGALLMLKFFDKDLTLIATIGILLLIGIVKKNAIMMIDFALDAQRHHGMTPAEAIREACIQRFRPIMMTTLAALVGALPIAFGLGAGAELRQPLGLAVVGGLIFSQAITLFITPVIYLALDRFSGKGPITGDAV, translated from the coding sequence ATGAATTTGTCAGAGCTGTTTATCCGTCGTCCGGTGATGACGGTATTGCTGAATCTGGCCATCGTGGTAGCGGGGGTGTTAGCCTATCGCCAGATTCCGGTTGCTGCCTTACCTAGCTATAACACCCCGGTCATCAGCGTGTTTGCAGGTTTGCCTGGTGCCAGTCCGGAAACCATGGCTACTTCGGTAGCCTTACCGCTGGAAAAACAATTTGCCACCATACCTGGCTTGTCGATTATCAGTTCCAGTAATACCCTGGGCTCGACCTCGCTGACCCTGGAATTTGACCAGAACCGGAATATCGATGCGGCCGCGGTTGACGTTCAGGCTGCCTTATTGCGTGCACAGCGCTCGCTGCCGCAGGATATGACGTCACCGCCTTCGTATCGCAAGGTCAATCCGGCCGATGCGCCGGTGCTGATTCTCGCCATGACTTCGCCTTCGCTGAGTCTGGCCGAATTGACCAGCTATGCCGAGCACCTGATTTCACCGAACCTGTCTACTCTCGATGGTGTGGCACAAGTGAATATTTTTGGCGTGAAACGCTATGCGGTACGCATCAGGGTATTGCCGGACGCCTTGGCGGCGCGTAATCTGACGCTCGATGAGTTGTCAGCCAGCCTGCGCTCGTCTAATGCGAATACACCGGTAGGTACGCTGGAAGGCGATAGGCAAACGCTGACCTTGATGGCCAATAAGCAATTGCAAAACGCTGCGGAATTTGCCAATCTGATTGTCAGTAATAAGGGCGGGCAAGTGGTGCGTCTGCGCGATGTGGCGCAGGTCGAAGATAGTTACGAACAGGTCAAAACTGCCGCTAATTTCAATGGCGAAAGCGCTATCATGCTGGGGATACAGCGCCAGACCGATGCCAATACGGTCAAGGTGGTTGACTCCATCAAGGCTGCCATGCCGGGTTTCAAGGCGCAGTTGCCCGCTTCGGTAAATATCATACTGGCTAACGACCGATCCGCTTCGGTGCGGGATGCCTTGCATGATGTCAACCTGACTTTGCTGTTGACGATAGTCTTGGTGGTGATCGTGATTTTCCTGTTTTTGCGGCGCATGGTTGCCACCATCATTCCTACCTTATCGCTGCCGGTATCCTTGATCGGTGCGATTAGCTTGCTGTGGGGATTTGGCTATACGCTGGACAATATCTCTTTGCTCGGTCTGACTCTGGCGGTGGGACTGGTGGTCGATGATGCCATCGTCATGCTGGAAAATATCATGCGCCATGTTGAGAAAGGTATGCCGCCGTTTCAGGCCGCCTTGCAGGGTTCACGTGAAGTCGGTTTCACGATTATTTCTATCTCCACTTCCCTGATCGCGGTATTCATACCTATCTTTTTTATGCCCGGCGTGATCGGTCAGCTATTCCATGAGTTTGCCGTGATCGTCAGTCTTGCCATCGTGGTATCGGCATTTGTTTCACTGACCTTGGTACCTATGCTGGCAAGCCAGTTCTTGAAGAGCGAGCATGAAATGAAGCGGCCTTCGCAATGGCTGTCAGCGATCACCGATAGTTTTGAACGCGGCTTTAATGCCTCGTTACGCTCATATACCCGGGGCCTGGACCTGGCCCTGCGCCATCGTGGCGCCGTACTGTTTGTGGCCTTACTTACTTTTGTCGCCACCGCCTATCTGTTCAATAGCATCCCTAAAGGTTTTTTCCCGGAAGAGGATATCGGCCAGATTAATGTCTCTACCGAAGCGGCGGAAGATACGTCGTTTCCCGCGATGGTGATTTTGCAGGATCAGGTCGCCAAAATTATCCGCGATGACCCTAACGTCAGAACCGCTTCTTCATTCAATGGTGGTGGCGGCGCGCAAAATACCGGGCGTATGTTCATTAACCTGCACGCGCGCGATCAGCGTAAACCGATGAAGGAAGTGGTCGAAGGTTTACGTACCAAACTCAAGACGGTGGCGGGGATTAACGTGTTTCTGCGCCCTACGCAAAACCTGCAACTGGGCGGCCGTCAGAGCAAGAGCCAGTATCAGTATATTTTGCAAAGCGTAGAGGCCGGTGAGCTCAGTGACTGGGCCTTGAAAATGCAGGATAAATTGCGCAATGATCCGGGCTTTAAGGATGTCACTACCGATTCACAGCTAAAGGGTTTACAAGCCTCGCTTAGCATAGACCGCGATAGGGCCAGCGCGCTGGGCGTGAATATGGATAGCGTACGCTCGAGTCTTTACAGCGCATTTGGCGAGCGTCAGGTCTCGACCATGTACACCAGTGTCGATAGCTATATGGTGATTATGGAAGTGGCGCCGCAAGCCAAGCAGGATGAGTCGGCCATCGATGGTATTTATGTGCGTGCCAATACCGGCACGCTGGTGCCGCTTTCAAGTTTTGCCACCATTAAGCGTACTATAGGCCCGACCGCGATCAATCACGTCGGCCAATTGCAGGCGGTGACGCTGTCGTTTAACCTGGCGCCAGGTATAGCCTTGGGGGATGCCACCAACAAGATAGAAGCGTATCGAGAGGAACTCAAGTTGCCAACTTCGGTGATCACTTCGTATGGCGGTGACGCAGCGGTATTTAAAGATTCGCAATCGGGTCAAATGATCCTGATCGTGGCGGCCTTGTTGGTGATTTATGTGTTGCTCGGCGTGCTTTATGAGAGTTACATTCATCCGCTCACGATACTCGCCGGCCTGCCATCGGCAGCGGTCGGTGCGCTGTTGATGCTGAAATTTTTTGATAAAGATCTGACCCTGATCGCTACCATCGGTATTTTGCTATTGATCGGTATCGTCAAGAAAAACGCCATCATGATGATAGATTTTGCGCTGGATGCGCAACGCCATCATGGTATGACACCAGCCGAAGCGATACGCGAAGCCTGCATACAAAGGTTCCGGCCTATCATGATGACGACGCTGGCAGCTTTGGTGGGCGCATTGCCTATCGCATTTGGCCTCGGTGCCGGAGCGGAATTGCGCCAACCGCTGGGCTTGGCGGTAGTCGGAGGCCTGATTTTTTCTCAGGCAATTACCTTGTTCATTACGCCGGTCATTTATCTGGCCTTGGATCGCTTCAGCGGCAAGGGACCGATTACCGGGGATGCAGTTTGA
- a CDS encoding peroxidase-related enzyme (This protein belongs to a clade of uncharacterized proteins related to peroxidases such as the alkylhydroperoxidase AhpD.) translates to MTYIATLDLNNADAATAATLNAVKAKIGIIPNLFATLAKSPTALNSLLGMNETIANGALSASEREIIALATSQANSCHYCVSAHTLLGKNAGLNAQQMLSARAGNGSETRAGAIAGFTKALVEQRGHVDPATLDQFKSAGLSEADLLEIIVNVVATTLTNYTNNVARTDIDFPVVPLQLAA, encoded by the coding sequence ATGACTTACATCGCCACTCTCGATTTGAACAATGCCGACGCCGCTACCGCTGCCACATTAAATGCAGTAAAAGCAAAAATTGGCATAATCCCCAATCTTTTCGCCACCTTGGCAAAATCTCCAACGGCATTAAATAGCTTGCTTGGCATGAATGAAACGATAGCGAATGGTGCCTTGTCTGCAAGCGAGCGCGAAATCATTGCATTGGCCACATCGCAAGCGAACAGCTGCCACTACTGTGTTAGCGCGCATACCTTACTGGGTAAAAATGCCGGCTTGAATGCGCAACAAATGTTGAGTGCACGCGCTGGCAATGGTAGTGAAACGCGCGCTGGAGCTATAGCAGGCTTTACAAAAGCACTGGTTGAGCAGCGTGGTCACGTTGATCCGGCAACGCTTGATCAATTCAAAAGCGCGGGTCTGTCTGAGGCCGATTTATTGGAAATCATCGTCAATGTCGTCGCCACAACTTTGACTAATTACACCAACAATGTTGCACGTACCGACATCGATTTCCCTGTCGTTCCATTGCAATTAGCTGCGTAA
- the tnpB gene encoding IS66 family insertion sequence element accessory protein TnpB, producing the protein MSLPLTPAQVYLAVEPIDMRSGVDGLSLHVQESLGKPPCDGSAYAFRNKNSTRIKLLIWDGTGVWLCMRRLHKGRFVWPQSHDAACVLSNEEWQWLTTGVDWPRLNAPPQSNWRV; encoded by the coding sequence ATGAGCCTGCCACTGACTCCGGCACAGGTGTATCTCGCTGTCGAACCGATCGATATGCGCAGCGGTGTTGACGGACTTTCCCTGCATGTACAAGAAAGTTTGGGTAAGCCACCTTGCGATGGCAGTGCCTATGCATTTCGTAACAAGAATAGCACCCGCATCAAGCTATTGATCTGGGATGGCACCGGTGTTTGGTTATGTATGCGACGCTTGCACAAAGGTCGCTTCGTCTGGCCGCAGAGCCATGATGCGGCGTGTGTCTTGTCGAACGAAGAATGGCAATGGCTCACCACGGGCGTTGACTGGCCCCGACTTAACGCGCCGCCACAATCGAATTGGCGCGTATAA
- the argJ gene encoding bifunctional glutamate N-acetyltransferase/amino-acid acetyltransferase ArgJ, translated as MAVNSPLPVAADLKPIAGIRLGFAEAGIKKPNRKDVLVMALAPSATVAGVFTTNRFCAAPVQVCKAHLDALHMSAGPIRALVVNTGNANAGTGDAGLAAANATCAALADLLKCDPAQILPFSTGVILEPLPVDRLVAGLPAAIDNLKEDNWFAAAEAIMTTDTQPKAASASVVINGITVTMTGISKGAGMIKPNMATMLGYLAMDAKVSQAVLDHMVKQAADQSFNCITIDGDTSTNDSFMLIATGTSALEINEIDSPEYQALATAVSALSQKLAHMIIRDGEGATKFISIAVEQGRDLEECRKIAYSIAHSPLVKTAFFASDPNLGRILAAIGYAGVNDLDVSKLDMYLDDVLVAKNGGRNPDYREEDGQRVMKQSEITIRVKLARGDARTTVWTCDLSHDYVSINADYRS; from the coding sequence ATGGCCGTTAATTCCCCACTCCCCGTCGCTGCAGACCTGAAGCCTATCGCTGGTATCCGCCTGGGTTTCGCCGAAGCCGGCATCAAGAAACCTAATCGCAAGGATGTGCTGGTGATGGCGCTGGCACCTAGCGCCACGGTGGCTGGCGTGTTTACCACGAATCGTTTCTGCGCCGCTCCGGTGCAGGTGTGCAAGGCTCATTTGGATGCCCTGCATATGAGCGCCGGCCCTATCCGTGCCTTGGTAGTTAACACCGGCAATGCCAATGCCGGTACCGGTGACGCAGGGTTGGCGGCAGCCAATGCCACTTGCGCTGCCTTGGCCGATTTGCTTAAGTGCGATCCTGCGCAAATTTTGCCGTTTTCCACCGGTGTGATTCTGGAGCCATTGCCGGTTGACAGACTGGTAGCTGGTTTGCCTGCCGCTATAGACAATCTGAAAGAGGATAACTGGTTCGCAGCGGCAGAAGCCATCATGACCACGGATACCCAACCGAAAGCGGCTTCGGCCAGCGTGGTGATTAATGGCATCACCGTGACCATGACAGGCATCAGCAAAGGCGCCGGCATGATTAAGCCGAATATGGCGACCATGCTCGGTTATCTGGCAATGGATGCGAAAGTCTCGCAAGCGGTGCTCGATCATATGGTCAAGCAGGCCGCCGATCAGTCATTTAACTGCATCACGATAGATGGCGACACTTCGACCAATGATTCCTTCATGCTGATCGCTACCGGTACTTCGGCTTTGGAAATCAACGAAATTGACTCGCCCGAATATCAGGCTCTGGCGACGGCGGTGAGCGCTTTATCGCAAAAATTGGCGCACATGATTATCCGCGACGGTGAAGGCGCGACCAAGTTCATCAGCATCGCCGTCGAACAAGGGCGTGATCTGGAAGAGTGCCGCAAGATCGCCTATTCGATCGCTCATTCACCTCTGGTGAAAACCGCGTTCTTCGCCTCTGACCCGAATCTCGGTCGTATTCTGGCGGCGATCGGCTATGCCGGCGTCAATGATCTGGATGTCAGTAAACTTGACATGTATCTCGATGACGTATTAGTGGCGAAAAATGGCGGACGCAATCCCGACTATCGTGAGGAAGACGGCCAGCGCGTGATGAAGCAAAGCGAAATCACGATACGCGTGAAGTTGGCGCGTGGTGACGCCAGGACTACGGTCTGGACTTGCGATCTGTCACATGACTATGTCTCGATCAACGCTGACTATCGTTCTTGA